The following are encoded in a window of Lactobacillus intestinalis genomic DNA:
- a CDS encoding SAM-dependent methyltransferase — translation MLEKTFYKMMLSKSFPFPVKVTYWDGKSEVYGNGTPDIEIIFNEKIPMSDITRNASLALGEGYMDKKIEIKGDIQKLICGAYDSANSFMRSSKFRKFLPKQKHTEEQSEEDVQSHYDIGNDFYKLWLDPTLTYSCAYFEDDNKDDLEKAQIAKVHHILNKLHPHEGKTLLDIGCGWGTLMLTAAKEYGLKVTGVTLSEEQFKFVQKRIYDENLQDVAEVKLEDYRELGDQQWDYITSVGMFEHVGSENLSEYFHDIYRYLKQDGVALIHGITRQQGGATNAWINKYIFPGGYIPGLQEIIGDIVENDLQITDVEMLRRHYQRTLEIWDENFNNARDEVEKMMGERFTRMWDMYLQACAASFESGNIDIVQYLMTKGPSGKDLPMTRKYMLHK, via the coding sequence ATGTTAGAAAAAACTTTTTACAAGATGATGCTTAGCAAATCCTTCCCATTTCCTGTTAAGGTAACTTACTGGGATGGTAAAAGCGAAGTTTACGGCAATGGTACTCCTGATATTGAAATTATTTTTAACGAGAAAATTCCAATGTCAGACATTACTCGCAACGCCTCGCTTGCATTAGGTGAAGGCTACATGGACAAGAAGATTGAAATCAAAGGTGATATTCAAAAGTTAATCTGTGGTGCTTATGACAGTGCCAACAGTTTTATGCGTTCTTCTAAGTTCCGCAAATTTCTACCTAAGCAAAAGCATACTGAAGAACAAAGTGAAGAAGATGTTCAAAGTCACTACGATATTGGAAATGATTTTTACAAGCTTTGGCTTGACCCTACTTTAACCTACTCATGTGCTTACTTTGAAGATGACAATAAGGATGATCTTGAAAAAGCTCAAATTGCTAAAGTACACCATATCCTAAATAAGCTGCATCCCCACGAAGGAAAAACTTTGCTTGACATTGGATGCGGCTGGGGAACTTTAATGCTTACTGCTGCCAAAGAATATGGTTTAAAGGTAACAGGGGTAACTTTAAGCGAAGAGCAATTCAAATTTGTTCAAAAACGTATCTACGATGAAAACTTGCAAGATGTTGCTGAAGTTAAACTTGAAGACTATCGAGAACTTGGCGATCAACAATGGGATTACATCACTTCAGTGGGGATGTTTGAACATGTAGGTAGCGAAAACTTAAGTGAATATTTCCACGACATTTACCGCTACTTGAAGCAAGATGGAGTTGCTTTAATCCACGGAATCACTCGTCAACAAGGCGGTGCAACTAATGCCTGGATTAACAAGTATATTTTCCCAGGTGGCTACATTCCTGGTTTACAAGAGATCATCGGCGATATTGTTGAAAACGATTTGCAAATCACTGACGTTGAAATGCTTCGTCGTCACTACCAAAGAACTCTTGAAATTTGGGACGAGAACTTCAATAATGCTCGTGATGAAGTAGAAAAGATGATGGGTGAAAGATTCACCAGAATGTGGGACATGTATTTACAAGCATGTGCGGCATCATTTGAATCAGGAAACATTGATATAGTTCAATATCTAATGACTAAGGGCCCATCTGGTAAAGATTTACCAATGACTAGAAAGTACATGTTACATAAGTAA
- a CDS encoding transporter substrate-binding domain-containing protein, which yields MLKKKIIVFLSLIISLIFVVTGCQNKQNQNVYKEVKSSKTINWGVKADTPLFGAMSIRTGKIQGFEVDLAEALTHKMLGKNAKANFVTTTANTKIQLLKNRNIDAAIAAMTITPERKKEVDFSKPYFPAGQSLLVANDSKIKNVRQLNGKKVLAVKGTTAVDAVHKFAPKASVIQYDDYGQAFAALKAGQGEAFTTDNGILAGIARDNPGYKLVGGTFTNQPYGIAVNKGQGEMANKINQALTELEKDGTYDRIVRKWFKGIPGFNLHEIEKYGK from the coding sequence ATGCTTAAGAAAAAGATAATTGTATTTTTATCTTTGATAATTAGCTTAATTTTTGTTGTAACGGGATGTCAAAACAAGCAGAATCAGAATGTCTATAAAGAAGTAAAAAGTAGTAAGACAATTAACTGGGGCGTAAAAGCCGACACTCCTTTATTTGGTGCAATGAGCATTAGAACTGGTAAAATTCAAGGCTTTGAAGTGGATTTAGCTGAAGCATTAACTCATAAAATGCTTGGCAAGAATGCTAAAGCCAATTTTGTTACTACAACTGCTAATACTAAAATTCAACTTTTAAAAAATAGAAATATTGATGCTGCGATCGCTGCAATGACAATTACCCCTGAACGTAAGAAGGAAGTAGATTTTAGTAAGCCTTATTTTCCAGCAGGCCAGAGTTTATTAGTTGCCAACGATAGTAAAATTAAAAATGTTCGTCAACTTAATGGTAAAAAGGTTTTGGCTGTTAAAGGAACGACTGCAGTTGATGCCGTGCATAAATTTGCTCCTAAAGCTTCAGTAATTCAATATGATGACTATGGTCAAGCTTTTGCTGCGTTGAAAGCAGGTCAAGGTGAAGCTTTTACTACCGACAATGGGATTTTAGCGGGAATTGCCCGAGATAATCCTGGTTATAAATTAGTTGGTGGTACTTTTACTAATCAACCTTACGGAATCGCTGTTAATAAGGGACAAGGCGAGATGGCCAATAAAATTAATCAAGCCTTAACTGAACTAGAAAAAGACGGCACTTATGATCGAATTGTGCGCAAGTGGTTTAAAGGTATTCCAGGCTTTAACCTACATGAGATTGAAAAATATGGTAAATAA
- a CDS encoding lysophospholipid acyltransferase family protein, giving the protein MFYRIIRPIARFIVWVLNGHLHVHHKDRLPDGNYILVAPHRTWWEPILFALAASPMEFMFMAKIELFKNPVLHFILKHSHAFPVDRAHPGPSVLKVPVKGLKKGKLSLIIFPSGTRHSSELKGGALLIAKLSQKPMVPVVYQGPLTFKGFLKRKPLEVCFGDPIYIDRKTKLTHENEEKIYQELENAWDKLDKEQNPNFHYVAK; this is encoded by the coding sequence ATGTTTTATCGAATCATTCGTCCAATTGCCCGTTTTATTGTATGGGTATTAAATGGGCACTTGCATGTTCACCATAAAGATCGTCTTCCTGATGGAAACTATATTTTAGTTGCTCCTCACCGTACTTGGTGGGAACCGATTTTATTTGCTTTAGCAGCTAGTCCAATGGAATTCATGTTTATGGCTAAAATCGAATTATTTAAAAATCCAGTTTTACACTTCATTTTAAAGCATTCTCATGCCTTTCCGGTTGATCGCGCACATCCCGGCCCTTCTGTTTTAAAGGTTCCTGTTAAAGGTTTAAAAAAAGGAAAGCTGTCTTTAATCATTTTTCCTTCAGGAACTCGGCATTCTTCTGAACTTAAAGGCGGAGCATTATTAATCGCTAAACTCTCTCAAAAGCCGATGGTCCCTGTGGTTTATCAAGGACCCCTAACTTTTAAAGGTTTTTTAAAGAGAAAACCACTTGAAGTATGTTTTGGTGATCCAATCTACATTGACCGCAAGACCAAATTAACCCACGAAAACGAAGAAAAGATTTACCAAGAATTGGAAAATGCCTGGGACAAGTTAGATAAAGAACAAAATCCTAATTTTCATTACGTTGCAAAATAA
- a CDS encoding GIY-YIG nuclease family protein yields the protein MVELGKNERIDYMYSDNLKIIQDKTAFSFSLDTLLLAYWAKQAIHNRDKVADLCAGNCAATIYMAYFNNAKYDAIEIQNEIFSQAQRSVELNKMENQIHVHQDNVKNAPKFLRKDSYDVVVVNPPYFKTPQGHEVNPDPKKAIARHEILVNLEEIIEVASGLLKMKGKMFMVHRPERLGEIAYYCMKHDMSVKFIQPFVSHRGMDANLVIVEAVKHTAFDGTVLRDAIEVHDKDGEFLPHIQRIIRESDEDRKKHDEQGKYYFYVLLCKDGSFYGGFTNDLQHRLKMHNTGKGAKYTKARRPVKMIYHEEFTDKSAALKREYWFKHHDRKWKEKFLKEHNVHF from the coding sequence ATGGTAGAACTCGGCAAAAATGAACGTATCGATTATATGTATAGTGATAATTTGAAAATTATTCAGGATAAAACAGCTTTTAGTTTCTCTCTTGATACTTTATTGTTAGCTTATTGGGCAAAACAAGCTATCCATAATCGTGATAAAGTAGCAGATTTATGTGCTGGCAACTGTGCTGCAACAATTTATATGGCATATTTTAACAATGCAAAATATGATGCGATTGAAATTCAGAATGAAATTTTTTCTCAAGCTCAGCGCTCAGTAGAACTCAATAAAATGGAAAATCAGATCCATGTTCATCAAGATAATGTCAAAAATGCACCTAAATTTTTACGAAAAGATAGCTATGATGTGGTAGTAGTTAATCCTCCGTATTTTAAAACTCCTCAAGGTCATGAAGTTAACCCGGATCCTAAAAAGGCAATTGCTCGACATGAAATTTTGGTTAACTTAGAAGAAATTATTGAAGTTGCTAGCGGCTTGTTAAAAATGAAGGGGAAAATGTTTATGGTACATCGCCCTGAGCGCTTAGGAGAAATTGCTTATTATTGTATGAAGCATGATATGAGCGTCAAGTTTATTCAACCCTTTGTCTCTCATCGGGGGATGGATGCAAATTTAGTAATTGTTGAAGCGGTCAAGCATACAGCTTTTGATGGGACAGTTTTACGTGATGCTATTGAGGTTCATGACAAAGATGGTGAATTTTTACCTCATATTCAGCGCATTATTAGAGAAAGTGATGAAGATAGAAAAAAACATGATGAACAAGGCAAGTATTACTTCTATGTGTTGCTTTGCAAAGATGGTAGTTTTTATGGCGGGTTTACCAATGACTTACAGCATCGTTTAAAGATGCATAATACCGGAAAGGGTGCTAAGTATACTAAGGCACGACGACCAGTAAAGATGATTTATCATGAGGAGTTTACAGACAAAAGCGCGGCTTTAAAAAGAGAGTATTGGTTTAAGCATCATGATCGAAAATGGAAGGAAAAATTCTTAAAAGAACATAATGTTCATTTTTAA
- the rpsB gene encoding 30S ribosomal protein S2, translating to MSVVTMKQLLEAGVHFGHQTRRWNPKMAPYIFTQRNGIYIIDLQKTIKMLDDAYNFMKAVAQDGGVFLFVGTKKQAQDSIAEEATRAGQYYVNQRWLGGTLTNWSTIQSRVKRLKQLKEMSQDGTFDVLPKKEVALLTKEMDKLERFLGGIEDMPRIPDVMFVVDPKKEKIAVHEANILGIPVVAMVDTNTDPDPIDVVIPSNDDAIRAIRLIAGAMADAIIEGKQGQDDEEIEVDFEENADGSEEIVGVEEESDKD from the coding sequence ATGTCAGTTGTTACTATGAAGCAATTGCTTGAAGCTGGTGTACACTTTGGTCACCAAACTAGAAGATGGAACCCTAAGATGGCTCCTTACATTTTTACTCAAAGAAACGGTATCTACATCATTGATTTACAAAAGACTATCAAGATGTTAGATGATGCTTACAACTTCATGAAGGCTGTAGCACAAGATGGTGGCGTATTCTTATTCGTAGGTACTAAGAAGCAAGCTCAAGATTCAATTGCTGAAGAAGCAACCCGTGCAGGTCAATACTACGTTAACCAACGTTGGTTAGGTGGTACTTTGACTAACTGGAGCACTATTCAAAGCCGTGTTAAGCGTTTGAAGCAATTAAAGGAAATGTCACAAGACGGTACCTTTGACGTATTGCCAAAGAAAGAAGTTGCTCTTTTAACTAAGGAAATGGACAAGCTTGAAAGATTCTTAGGCGGTATCGAAGATATGCCAAGAATTCCAGATGTTATGTTCGTTGTTGATCCTAAGAAGGAAAAGATCGCTGTTCACGAAGCAAACATTTTGGGTATCCCAGTTGTTGCTATGGTTGATACTAACACTGATCCAGATCCAATCGACGTAGTTATCCCATCAAACGATGACGCTATTCGTGCTATTCGTTTGATCGCAGGTGCTATGGCTGATGCTATTATTGAAGGTAAGCAAGGTCAAGACGACGAAGAAATCGAAGTTGACTTTGAAGAAAATGCTGACGGTTCAGAAGAAATTGTTGGTGTTGAAGAAGAATCAGACAAAGACTAG
- the tsf gene encoding translation elongation factor Ts, with amino-acid sequence MAKITAKQVKDLRERTGAGVMDAKKALVEVDGDMEKAVEYLHEKGMAKAAKKADRVAAEGLTGVYVAGNEAAITEINSETDFVSQNEKFVNLVNDVTKTIAEGKPANNEAAEELKMDDGKTLSQAFVDATATIGEKIVLRRYALEEKTDDQEFGAYQHNGGQIGVITVVEGADAATAKHLAMHIAAMKPTVISPDELDDDFITEQLALMNHKIDQDNESRELVHKKPLPHLVYGSAKQLTDDVLAKAKEDIKAELKEEGKPEKIWDRIIPGKMQRFIDDNTQVDKQFAVLSQNYIMDDSKTVGEFLKEKGAKLVAFKRFEVGEGIEKKQEDFATEVREQMK; translated from the coding sequence ATGGCAAAAATTACTGCAAAGCAAGTTAAAGATTTACGTGAACGTACTGGTGCCGGCGTTATGGACGCTAAGAAAGCATTAGTAGAAGTTGACGGTGACATGGAAAAAGCCGTTGAATACCTTCACGAAAAGGGTATGGCTAAGGCTGCTAAGAAGGCAGACCGTGTTGCAGCTGAAGGTTTGACTGGTGTTTATGTTGCTGGTAACGAAGCAGCTATTACTGAAATTAACTCAGAAACTGACTTCGTTTCTCAAAACGAAAAATTTGTTAACTTAGTAAATGATGTTACTAAGACTATTGCTGAAGGCAAGCCAGCTAACAATGAAGCAGCTGAAGAATTGAAGATGGATGATGGTAAAACTTTATCACAAGCTTTTGTAGACGCAACTGCTACAATTGGTGAAAAGATTGTTTTACGTCGTTACGCTTTAGAAGAAAAGACTGATGACCAAGAATTTGGTGCTTACCAACATAATGGTGGTCAAATTGGTGTTATCACTGTAGTAGAAGGTGCTGATGCTGCAACTGCTAAGCACTTAGCAATGCACATTGCTGCTATGAAGCCTACTGTTATTTCACCAGATGAATTAGACGATGACTTTATTACTGAACAATTGGCTTTGATGAATCATAAGATTGATCAAGACAATGAAAGTCGTGAATTAGTACATAAGAAGCCATTGCCACACCTTGTCTACGGTTCAGCAAAGCAATTAACTGATGATGTTTTAGCTAAGGCTAAGGAAGACATCAAGGCTGAACTTAAAGAAGAAGGTAAGCCAGAAAAGATTTGGGATAGAATTATTCCTGGTAAGATGCAACGCTTTATTGATGATAATACTCAAGTTGATAAGCAATTTGCAGTTTTATCACAAAATTACATCATGGACGACAGCAAGACTGTTGGAGAATTTTTGAAGGAAAAGGGAGCTAAGTTAGTTGCTTTCAAGCGCTTCGAAGTCGGTGAAGGTATCGAAAAGAAGCAAGAAGACTTTGCTACTGAAGTACGTGAACAAATGAAGTAA
- the pyrH gene encoding UMP kinase has translation MSQVKYKRIILKISGEALAGDKGTGINPTVISDLAKEIKAVHDLGVEIGIVCGGGNMWRGETGAKLGMERAQADYMGMLATIMNGLALQDGLEHVGVPTRVQTSIEMRQVAEPYIRRKAIRHLEKGRVVIFGGGTGNPYFSTDTTAALRAAEINADVILMAKNGVDGVYSADPKVDPSATKYDELTQLDLIAKNLKVMDRTASSLSMDTHIPLIVFNVNTEGNIKKVVMGENIGTVIEGGKNE, from the coding sequence ATGAGTCAAGTTAAATATAAACGCATCATTTTAAAAATTTCAGGTGAAGCATTAGCTGGAGATAAGGGAACAGGTATTAATCCTACAGTTATTAGTGATTTGGCTAAGGAAATTAAAGCTGTTCATGATTTAGGTGTAGAAATTGGTATCGTCTGTGGTGGCGGTAACATGTGGCGTGGCGAAACTGGCGCTAAGTTAGGTATGGAACGTGCTCAAGCTGACTATATGGGAATGCTTGCAACAATTATGAACGGTTTAGCACTTCAAGATGGTCTTGAACATGTAGGGGTTCCAACTAGAGTACAAACTTCTATTGAAATGCGCCAAGTTGCAGAACCATATATTAGAAGAAAAGCTATTCGTCATTTGGAAAAGGGTCGCGTAGTGATCTTTGGTGGTGGAACAGGTAACCCATACTTCTCCACTGATACTACGGCTGCTTTACGTGCTGCTGAAATTAATGCAGATGTAATCTTAATGGCTAAGAACGGTGTAGACGGTGTTTACTCTGCTGATCCTAAGGTTGATCCATCTGCAACTAAGTATGATGAATTAACTCAACTTGATCTTATTGCCAAAAACTTAAAAGTTATGGATAGAACTGCTAGTTCTCTATCTATGGATACTCATATCCCATTGATTGTATTTAATGTAAATACTGAAGGCAACATCAAGAAAGTGGTTATGGGTGAAAATATCGGTACTGTAATTGAAGGTGGAAAGAATGAATAA
- the frr gene encoding ribosome recycling factor — MNNETISKAQENMDKSISVFEKNLASIRAGVANASILEGVKVDYYGAPTPLTQMSSVTIPEPRVLLVTPYDQSSLDNIEHALLASNLGLTPANDGKVIRLVIPALTGERREEIAKEVGKLAEEAKIAVRNVRRDAMNSLKKQEKDDEITEDEQRNLEKQVQKITDDSTKKIDKLADEKRKEITQG; from the coding sequence ATGAATAACGAAACAATTTCAAAAGCTCAAGAAAATATGGATAAGTCAATTTCTGTTTTTGAAAAAAACTTGGCTTCTATTCGTGCGGGTGTAGCTAACGCTTCTATACTTGAAGGGGTTAAAGTAGATTATTATGGTGCGCCAACTCCACTTACTCAAATGTCAAGTGTAACCATTCCTGAACCTCGTGTTCTTTTAGTTACTCCCTATGATCAAAGTAGTTTAGATAATATTGAACATGCTTTACTTGCATCAAATCTTGGATTAACTCCTGCTAATGATGGTAAAGTTATTCGTTTGGTTATTCCTGCTCTTACTGGAGAAAGAAGAGAAGAAATTGCCAAAGAAGTTGGTAAACTAGCTGAAGAAGCTAAAATTGCCGTTCGTAATGTTCGTCGTGATGCAATGAATAGTCTTAAGAAGCAAGAAAAAGATGATGAAATTACTGAAGATGAACAACGTAATTTAGAAAAGCAAGTTCAAAAAATAACTGATGATTCAACTAAGAAAATTGATAAGCTTGCTGACGAAAAGCGTAAGGAAATTACTCAGGGATAA
- a CDS encoding isoprenyl transferase, with translation MGKKNQLNHLAIIMDGNGRWAKKRHKPRYVGHKEGMNNVERITLAADKLGIKVLTLYAFSTENWARPKEEVAYLMNLPVRFFDKFMPTLMKNNVKVNIMGYLDELPKKTYDIVQRAMYETANNTGLILNFAFNYGSRKEIVSAVQKLGQAIEAGELNSSEIDEELISKNLMTGKFEEYRDPDLLIRTSGEQRISNFLLWQLAYSELAFSSKNWPDFTAEDLEKFVRDFQSRNRRFGKLDESDS, from the coding sequence ATGGGTAAGAAAAATCAACTAAATCATCTTGCTATTATTATGGATGGTAATGGCCGTTGGGCTAAAAAACGTCATAAACCTCGGTATGTTGGCCATAAAGAGGGAATGAATAACGTTGAAAGAATAACTTTAGCAGCCGATAAGTTAGGCATAAAGGTCCTAACTTTATATGCTTTTTCTACCGAAAATTGGGCTCGGCCAAAAGAAGAGGTGGCATATTTAATGAATTTACCGGTGCGTTTTTTCGATAAATTTATGCCTACTTTAATGAAGAATAACGTTAAAGTTAATATTATGGGTTATTTGGATGAATTACCAAAGAAAACTTATGATATAGTTCAGCGTGCTATGTATGAAACTGCCAACAATACTGGTTTAATTTTGAACTTTGCGTTTAATTATGGTTCAAGAAAAGAAATTGTTTCAGCAGTTCAAAAACTAGGTCAAGCTATTGAAGCTGGCGAGCTTAATAGTTCTGAAATTGATGAAGAATTAATTTCAAAGAATTTGATGACTGGTAAATTTGAGGAGTATCGCGACCCTGACTTATTAATTAGAACTTCAGGGGAACAGAGAATTTCTAATTTTTTACTATGGCAATTAGCTTATTCTGAATTAGCATTTAGTTCAAAAAATTGGCCAGACTTTACCGCAGAGGATTTAGAAAAGTTTGTAAGAGATTTTCAGAGTAGAAATCGTCGCTTTGGAAAATTAGATGAATCAGATAGTTAG
- a CDS encoding phosphatidate cytidylyltransferase: MKQRVITAVIALILFIPIVYVGGLWMDWLTVAFAAVGISEIFLMKKQILVSIDFLLALLATLTWTVPDAFFKGMPWHWTKFGIFYAIVMLMLTWTVLSKNKTTFDDVGVYTLAALYIGTGFHYMAAIRSDANGLALLCYVFVVVWSTDIGAYMIGRKIGKHKLWPVISPNKTWEGSIGAVICAIICSAIYVALVNVGYPQIQMIIIAFFLSIVGQMGDLVESAYKRFYGVKDSGKILPGHGGILDRFDSMLFVLPVVAALLGIVH; this comes from the coding sequence ATGAAACAACGTGTAATTACAGCAGTTATTGCTTTGATTTTATTTATTCCAATTGTCTACGTTGGTGGACTTTGGATGGATTGGTTGACAGTAGCTTTTGCTGCAGTCGGAATTAGTGAAATCTTTTTAATGAAGAAACAAATTTTAGTTTCTATAGATTTCTTGTTAGCATTACTGGCTACCTTAACTTGGACGGTGCCAGATGCTTTCTTTAAGGGAATGCCATGGCATTGGACTAAATTTGGTATTTTCTACGCCATTGTAATGTTAATGTTAACTTGGACTGTACTTTCTAAGAATAAAACTACTTTTGATGATGTAGGTGTTTATACTTTAGCAGCATTGTACATTGGGACAGGTTTTCATTACATGGCCGCAATTAGAAGTGATGCCAATGGGTTAGCACTTCTTTGCTACGTATTTGTTGTTGTATGGTCAACTGATATTGGTGCTTACATGATTGGTAGAAAAATTGGTAAGCATAAATTATGGCCAGTAATTAGTCCTAATAAGACTTGGGAAGGATCAATTGGAGCAGTTATTTGTGCCATCATTTGTAGTGCGATCTATGTTGCTTTGGTAAATGTGGGTTACCCTCAAATTCAAATGATTATTATTGCTTTCTTCTTATCAATTGTTGGACAAATGGGTGACTTGGTTGAATCTGCCTATAAACGTTTCTATGGTGTGAAAGATTCAGGTAAAATTTTACCAGGACACGGTGGTATTTTAGATCGTTTTGATAGTATGCTCTTTGTCTTACCAGTTGTGGCAGCCTTATTAGGAATTGTACACTAG
- the rseP gene encoding RIP metalloprotease RseP, with protein MKGILIFLVVFGLLVFVHEFGHFIVAKKSGILVREFSIGMGPKLFQIRRNPTTYTIRWLPLGGYVRLAGSDDETKLDPGMTVVVQLNDNNEVIRIDASESDLPIEGIPIQVTKADLVDALTISGYENGDENKPVTYHVNHDATIIDKNKTELVIAPRDTQFQQANVWQKLATNFAGPFMNIVLGFVVFMIWTFTVPGPATTTIAKVENNSPAQVAKIKANDEIISINGKKMSDFEDISNQISRSKGKDLKIRLKQRDTYHTAIVKPTSKTIQKQKVYQIGIVAKSDENFGAKLKRGWDTAVSTTGLIFNAVGNLFRHFSLNKLSGPVGIYSQTSQVSNMGFTYVLAFLAMISINLGIVNLIPIPGLDGGKLLLNLIELFRGKPISEEHEAIVELIGFGLLLVLIIAVTGNDIYRYFIK; from the coding sequence TTGAAAGGTATACTAATCTTTTTAGTTGTCTTTGGTTTACTTGTTTTTGTCCATGAATTTGGACATTTCATTGTAGCTAAAAAGTCAGGGATTCTTGTTCGAGAGTTCTCAATTGGTATGGGCCCAAAATTATTCCAAATCAGACGAAATCCCACCACTTATACCATTCGTTGGTTACCACTTGGTGGGTATGTTCGTTTAGCGGGCTCTGATGACGAAACTAAGCTTGATCCCGGAATGACGGTTGTCGTTCAGTTAAATGATAACAATGAGGTAATTCGAATAGATGCCTCTGAGTCTGATTTGCCGATCGAAGGAATTCCAATTCAAGTTACAAAGGCTGATTTAGTTGATGCGTTAACCATCAGTGGATATGAAAATGGTGACGAAAATAAACCAGTTACTTATCATGTAAACCATGATGCGACTATTATTGATAAAAACAAGACAGAATTGGTAATTGCGCCTCGAGATACGCAATTTCAACAAGCTAATGTTTGGCAAAAATTAGCTACTAATTTTGCTGGACCATTTATGAATATTGTTTTAGGTTTTGTTGTGTTTATGATTTGGACTTTCACTGTTCCGGGTCCCGCAACTACTACAATTGCAAAAGTTGAAAACAATTCACCTGCTCAAGTTGCTAAAATTAAGGCTAATGATGAGATTATTTCAATTAATGGCAAAAAAATGTCAGATTTTGAAGATATTTCAAATCAAATTTCTCGCAGTAAGGGAAAAGACTTAAAGATCAGACTTAAGCAACGTGATACTTATCATACAGCAATAGTAAAACCTACTAGTAAAACAATTCAAAAGCAAAAAGTTTATCAAATAGGAATTGTAGCTAAAAGTGATGAAAATTTTGGAGCAAAATTAAAGCGTGGTTGGGATACTGCAGTTTCTACAACTGGCTTAATTTTTAATGCCGTGGGTAATTTATTTAGACACTTTAGTTTGAATAAATTATCGGGACCAGTAGGAATTTATTCTCAAACCTCGCAAGTTTCTAACATGGGCTTCACTTATGTACTTGCGTTTTTGGCAATGATTTCTATTAATTTGGGAATTGTGAACTTAATTCCAATTCCTGGTCTAGATGGCGGAAAGTTGCTTTTAAACTTAATTGAATTATTCCGTGGTAAACCAATTTCAGAAGAACATGAAGCTATTGTAGAATTAATAGGTTTTGGTTTATTATTGGTTTTAATTATTGCCGTAACAGGTAATGATATATATCGTTACTTTATTAAGTAA